A window from Oreochromis niloticus isolate F11D_XX unplaced genomic scaffold, O_niloticus_UMD_NMBU tig00001368_pilon, whole genome shotgun sequence encodes these proteins:
- the LOC109200863 gene encoding BTB/POZ domain-containing adapter for CUL3-mediated RhoA degradation protein 1-like, whose product TFTFSLNFRVLRPVVKLQNNRGNNKYSYTSNSDDNLLKNIELFDKLVLRFNGRVLFVKDVLGDEICCWSFYGEGRKIAEVCCTSIVYATEKKQTKVEFPEARIFEETLNILIYENNRGSGPGGLHLLDSRGSGSSLGTGQSEEEGAVGGDRRVRRIHVRRHIMHDERGHGQQTVYKD is encoded by the exons CCAGTAGTAAAGTTGCAGAACAACAGAGGAAACAACAAATACTCATACACCAG CAACTCTGACGATAACCTGCTGAAGAACATTGAACTGTTTGACAAACTCGTCCTGCGATTTAATGGCCGCGTCCTGTTTGTCAAAGACGTGCTGGGGGATGAGATCTGCTGCTGGTCTTTTTATGGCGAAGGCCGCAAGATTGCTGAAGTGTGCTGCACTTCCATTGTCTATGCTACAGAGAAGAAGCAGACCAAA GTTGAGTTTCCCGAAGCCCGAATATTCGAAGAAACCCTCAATATCCTCATCTATGAGAACAACAGAGGATCTGGACCAGGAGGCTTGCACCTTTTAGATTCAAGAGGCTCCGGTTCATCGCTGGGAACTGGTCAGTCAGAGGAAGAGGGTGCCGTGGGAGGGGATAGACGAGTACGACGGATCCACGTAAGGAGACACATAATGCATGATGAAAGAGGCCACGGTCAGCAAACTGTGTATAAGGACTAA
- the LOC109200864 gene encoding BTB/POZ domain-containing adapter for CUL3-mediated RhoA degradation protein 1 has translation MVCSTTVLSNSEEICLYHDESGLNVLGCRTIFSRKASKDEGLLDSLPSGVLWMCVSEREYFGVDIQRTFTFSLNFRVLRPVVKLQNNRGNNKYSYTSNSDDNLLKNIELFDKLVLRFNGRVLFVKDVLGDEICCWSFYGEGRKIAEVCCTSIVYATEKKQTKVEFPEARIFKETLNILIYENNRGSGPGGLHLLDSRGSGSSLGTGQSEEEGAVGGDRRVRRIHVRRHIMHDERGHGQQTVYKD, from the exons ATGGTATGTTCAACTACTGTGCTGTCTAACTCCGAAGAAATCTGCTTGTATCATGATGAGTCAGGACTGAATGTTTTGGGCTGCAGAACTATTTTCTCACGAAAGGCTTCAAAGGATGAAG GCCTTCTAGATTCCCTGCCATCTGGAgttctgtggatgtgtgtgagtgagcgtGAGTATTTTGGAGTGGACATTCAGA GAACCTTCACCTTCTCTCTAAACTTCAGAGTCCTGCGA CCAGTAGTAAAGTTGCAGAACAACAGAGGAAACAACAAATACTCATACACCAG CAACTCTGACGATAACCTGCTGAAGAACATTGAACTGTTTGACAAACTCGTCCTGCGATTTAATGGCCGCGTCCTGTTTGTCAAAGACGTGCTGGGGGATGAGATCTGCTGCTGGTCTTTTTATGGCGAAGGCCGCAAGATTGCTGAAGTGTGCTGCACTTCCATTGTCTATGCTACAGAGAAGAAGCAGACCAAA GTTGAGTTTCCCGAAGCCCGAATATTCAAAGAAACCCTCAATATCCTCATCTATGAGAACAACAGAGGATCTGGACCAGGAGGCTTGCACCTTTTAGATTCAAGAGGCTCCGGTTCATCGCTGGGAACTGGTCAGTCAGAGGAAGAGGGTGCCGTGGGAGGGGATAGACGAGTACGACGGATCCACGTAAGGAGACACATAATGCATGATGAAAGAGGCCACGGTCAGCAAACTGTGTATAAGGACTAA